The Cryptomeria japonica chromosome 6, Sugi_1.0, whole genome shotgun sequence genomic interval ACATTATCCTAGGTCTACAAGTTGTTTGGATATTTTTCCGATAAGTTATCACTTTTGGAAAGTGGGAATTTTTTTGGCCTGTGCACTAgagctgcttggacctatttgctaagtGGAGAATCTTGCAGATCATTTTCATAGATTGCGGAGCCTAATTTCATATCCTCTGATGTTCCTTAGTTCATGAAAAACCCTCCCCTGGGTCTGcacatcattctatgttgtttCTGGAGGAATTCTTTTGTTGGAAGCCGACTTAGTTGTTCTTCACGTTACACCTTCTTCATCGGTGTTTGTTTTCATCTTGGGTTGACACATATCATCCTAAAGCcatgaatatcatataaatcaatgtaaccaAGCACATGGAAGACATGTTTTAGGATATAGGAGAATAATCAAAAGATTAGGAGGTCcggagttggctcgcattcttcCTTGAGCCCGGatactgtattttgagcatgtttgtaatcaggCAGGCCTGTGTGCCGAATCTGAGTGCCTGCATCTTGTCGACCAGTTTGTATTTGAACTTCATGATATAATATGTACGATTCTACAGTGCCTCCATCATAATGTGTTGCTTCTATTGTGTCTACTCTTGTTGCACGGTCCGAACTATTCTCCTTGAGGACTGTCCTACCGTGACTGCTTCAAAGGTGTTGGTGAAGGATACTTTGAGTATTTCAAGTAGAAACCAGGGGTTATTTCCCCTCCCTTCTATAACTAGATGCATTGTAGTGGTGCAATATTTCTAGGGGGAGATTCAACGTTTATCCTTTATGTCTTGGATTAATGTTGTTACtgctctcagggggagtagtggagTGTGTTGGTCAATATGTCATGTAGTGCCctttatctttgatgtcaaagggggagagagttgttgtgagattaggggagagagagttgttgtgagatttgTTTGAATATTCAAGTGTtgttcaagtgttgccatcaatgacaaagggggagattgttgaaagtaTGAGCTTGcatggttttcattgatgttaaactTGGTTATCCTACTGGATTCTGGTTCGAGCAGTTGTGTTTTGTGTTGCATATTGAGTTTAGTATTTTGGTGTTGCTTGTGGAACTTTGATTTGTATAGTTATTTTTGTTCTCTAGTAGTAAGTGTGTTTGTCAGACTGGTCGAAAAAGCCTTTGGTGGCCTTCAAATATGTTGCAGTTGAGTGGACGTGATTTTGTGGCTTGTGTAGTATTCTCAGTATGCTTCTCCAGTGGATTCTTTGTTCCGCAAGAGAGGTTTGTTGAGTTATGTTTGGAATATATAGTTGTGTTATGGTTTGGTGTGTCTATTTTGATTATCTTGATTGGATCATATTCCTTTGGTCCAGATATGCATTGGAGGATATATTAAAaagttgttatgggtctcaccatgatgGGTCGCACCGAAAGATGTTTTTTGGCCAACTATCTCctatgtgtagacacataaaaatatcCTTATGATAATCTTAATTCCTCTATTAAtcaaatagatatttaattaattcatcaatttaatTTATCAAACCCTTTTTGTTCACTTTCATAAATCTATTCtcctttaatctccattttttcATAAATCCATTTAATCCATTCTCATTTAATCTCTACCACTTCATAAACTCATTTTATTTATTATCCTCATCCTCCACCAATTACATCTACCCAACAATTGTAGGATAAACAACACTTATCTCTCCATAATAATCTTTTATCCCACTTCCTTCCCAAAACATGAATCTCTCATGAGGACTTCTATAAATCCATGCCCCCTCTCACTTTTAATCCTCTCCCGCTTCTTTGAAATCTAAACGTCGTAATGCTATCCTCAGATCATTTTGCATACTTCATGTTTTTCAATCATTTTGATCACCATTTTTTATTGAACCAACCAAATCCATTCTTCCATAGCCTCTCGTGCTtgcaaatctgagagcaaatttaTTGAATAAAAAGACCTTGGTAGATAGGAGAGAAATGGAGTCAAGCGTGTCTTGAGTgaataggttttatttgtttatGTTTGATTTGTAATTGTGAATTTCTTGAAGAAGAGCTCCATTGATATGATGTTGGATTAACATTTGAATCTTTTGCTTGTGGTAGGGTCTTTAAAGATTTAAAATTAATGTTTTTCGTATCCATCATCGTACATTATGTCTACACATTACATTTGTAATGACTCTGGTGGATATCTTAGCATAAATGGATTGTTGGATTTGTCTTGGAAGAAtgtattgtgatgtatttgggttccctctttctcctagagtggactgctttgagtatttttggttcgggtggcttattttgtgtaataatatTTATTCTATTCTTAGCCGACCCTAAATTAAGTTTTCAATGTTCTATCTCATATTTAAGGTGTGTGGTTGGAGAAGTTGTATGATGgattgtgtgtgaattgatgagaagagtatgtgaatgacatgcaagcaGATTTGAGATTACAAAAGTGCAAAAGTTAGAGCTTTGAAGGTAATACATTCAATGAGACAATGTGTTGTAACAGTGGTGGTTAtcaaagatgttttccatgatattggttgcttgatcTATTTGTTtaaggataatttcatgttcaGGAGATCCTTCTCATTTTCAGTTCTACTATTTCCTTCATAGCTGATTGATAGTGGGTCCTTCAATCGCAgattgtatcttgccctgaagtagTGAGCCTCAATTGTGCAAGTCCTTATATCTTGCCTTAAGACAACATGCCTTAGCCTTGCAAGTCCATTAGGTGTTGTTactccttggtagtgagcctaaaacattgtaatcattcatattcatattgtgagttagattctcaccatggtttttcctattttgggttttccacgtaaatttggtgtttATGTGTTGATAGTTGATGTCCATGCGTTGATGATTTATGTGTTGTTGCTATGTTATTTGATGCTATTTATAATTTAAAGTTCTAGACCAATTCAGCCCCTCTCAGTCCTTCTGTGAGTTTAACATGATAGATTTGTACCATAGGATAATGTTGATGCTTCTTTAAGAAACAAAAAAGCAAAGGTATTGGTTTAGGGGGAGTTATAATTGCATAATTTTCTATCCCTTGATAAGTATAAGATGTTGGAATCTTCAATACATTGGTTGAtggttgtagtgtcataaatcgcacctcctacaattttaaccacattttaggtcctcacctcagtgatgacatcttcttccccaaccaagacctcTTTTGGCATTTTCATCCCTTGCCCCCTtcatgtttgagccctgagatagcctcaggaccctgtccgggccccaaggtagggcaggacaggggcatggcgcccttgtccccccttggaaaggggcgtggcgcccctgtcccaccctcttagggtggccccaagataggtccccccagACCCATTTGCACTtcgggatcctaaatctccccgatgtcggccttttatgagatgaattaatcttcaagaggcatgtataaaagggagttggttttctcatttgcataagaagGAATGGGAGGTGAAATTCAAGTGAAgtggatcataagcaagcataggcgaagatatacatcatcaagcattcaagcattcaagtcttcttgattcatccattggagcaatatttcaacattcatttgcaagcatgtatgtgtgttagggttttgtcatgttacatgtcattccatgcaacacttgtgattacattcaagaagcaaagcaatcatcatcaacaaattgtagatctacaaggtatacatttccattgtttacattcaagcatttccaattactttctttcaaggttgattcctcaaccggggtttgactgaggtaaacccctatccacaaccccttttcctctcttttctgtgtgtaggttgcaggtgcacagctgtaattgcaggtttgggcttcatttgcagagacaaaagaacccttttcgtttcacgaatttttgtggaggaccatgtacactcccgccacggtcccaatgacttttctccaaatttgcagggaagatctgtatcagtctaattagctcaaatccgaagttacaacgcaatcccgaactagtagctcctcatttcactcattttctctctcttttccacatagtcaacaagtcaactttctcatttacaaaagagggtaaatcacacttcaacccttgcaatccacttggaattcacatccttgtctctcttggatttggatctagtggattcaacccctcttttgaatgtaaagttcctcgaagtgaaaatcatcctagtggcttcctttctctctcctaggtggggagtcactaggatccaattttccactttacaatggtGACATGGATATGATTTGCTAGTGGTATTATAATTTTGACcacaattttgaggaaaaatctCTTTTTGTAGAggtttgttgaatgttttatgataTCTTGATATAACCAAATGATTAAAAGATGCTAAAAACTAAGTTCATTCAATGCAAATCTGCTAGGGCAGATGAGAATGGTACTTAAATGACACTTGATAATTTTTCTATCTCATTCTATGCATTCAAGAGTGATACAGAACTAAGAAGCAAAGAAGTTTTCTAAAGTGTGCTTGTGTGCAAACCTTAAACAGTCATATTTACAAGAATTTTTAGTTTCTATTGCAAAGCATAAGCTCTAAAGGATACAAGTAGCTACACCTAGGGAAATCAATGTTGTGGAGAAACCAAGGCCAGTATTCAAGAAGCGTCCCTACATATCTGTTGTGGCTGACAAAGCTAGAGAATTTTCCCACATTTCCATTGATGTGATTCACACCGAGGATGTACGCATTACATTCATTCACCCTCTTATGAATACAATAATGTGAAAATGGAAGAGTTTAGCAAGAAAAAAATGTTGGATGATAACTTCATGTTGAAATCAGAATATGCCAACATCGAGGAGAAGAAATTGGACATCTGGAAGAGTTTTTCGATGTTCTATGAAGAAGAATGGATCAAGATTATGTTGATCCACATTCATGAGGAATTTGTCTCCTTGATCAACCCTACCAGATCACAAAAGACTCCATAAGAGAAGTAACTGGGTTGTGCACCATTGGACGAGTATCGATGTTGAagtttatgaagaatgatgaggttACCAGACTTACCAAAGATAAGTTTGATAAGAGGACCTTTATTGTTGATGATATTAATGATTTGGGGGTCCATTATGCCAAAATGGGCATTGCCTACAAGATATACTTCACTAATAGAGAAAGCTCAACTATCGCCACAACTATTCACACCACCTACCAAATGGTATAGAAGTCAGGTTGTGGGTTCGAATCTCCTCAAGTGACACTGAGGGGGGATTGTTGGACTAATCACCAACATCCCTTTCAAATTTAGGACATGGACTAACTACCTCTCGTGGATCTGTTTATCTCTAGTATTTTTATCAGGCATTAGTAGGTCGATCTTTCTACATAACGACAAAGGTGTTCCACCAATATTACCCACACAACTATTGAATACTTTCCTAATAAAGTTTCTTATGTTCAGCTCAAAATTTGAAGCAATACATAGATAGAACTTGGTAACATTATTAGGTTAGAGGTGCATTAGATTCAACATCATTTCAAAAATCACCCATTCTTAAAAAATATAGTTAAGTACCCAAAATATTTCACGTTTAGTTTCCTAGATCAacatttaattcataattacattataaTCTTAATGTCTAAATATACTATGCAATTATCTTACTATTGACTTTTATGTAATTACTTTTTAATTGTTCATGTGAAAGTTATAGAGGATGAACTACCAAAACCAAAGAATCAACTACTTAGTGGTTGTGCACCTTAACATCGTACATATTAAAATTATATGCGGTgatttcaaatgatttattttttttCTTCAGTATTTTACTTGGAGATTTCATTATTTAAACTCAGGGTTTCAAgttcacatcatcaaatatgatatcACATAAGAATACTTTTGTTGAGGTGCcacaagattttaaaaaaaaagaactgTCTAATTGTGGCACATTAAATCATATTTTTTAATGCACCATGTAtgacatcacatgatttgttgtttTTTTAAATGACTTAATGTAAacaaaatatttgtatttattttttgtgTAAGTTATGGAGAATGAAATGCCTAGTAGTTGTGCACCTTAATTTTACACCTCTCAAAATCACACGTGATGATTTCAAATGACACACTTTTTTTTATAGTATTTTATTtggtaattttattatttaaactcAATATTTCAAGTTCACATCATTTGATATGATATCACATTAACATGTATCTATTGAGGTGtcatagtatacaaatatatattttttgtctaATAGTGGTACATTAAATCATTTTCTTAGTCCACtatgtgacatcacatgatttattattttttaaatgactTAATCTAAAAAagctattttatttaattataattaataataattgacTCTAAGAATATTGAAATCACAATTAAAAATActtcaatattttttaaatatatgatATTACCCACTCAAACACTAAATACCTTTCTAATAAATCTTCCTAAGTTTAGCTAATTTTTTTGAAGCATTACATAAATAGAGGTAACATTACTAGATTACACACTTTAGAAttcaataatatataaaaaatcatCCATTCTTGGATCATAAAGCTAGGTACCCAATTTTTTCACATTTAGTTTCCTAGATCAACATTTAATTTAGAATTACATAATAGTAAAAATTTAAATATACTAAGCAATTATCTTGCTCTTGATTTTTAAGTAGTTTATTATTAATTGTTTGTGTGTAAGTTAAAGAGAACAAACTACCAATAATAAAGAATGAATTACCTAGTAGTTGTGCACTTTAAGATTGCACCTCTCAAAATCATATGTGAAGATTTGGAATAAGAATATCATGTGAGGATTTGGAATAAGAAATTTTTTATAGTAGTTTATTTGTCAATTTCATTACTTAACATCAAGATTTCAGTCCACATAATCAAATATGATATTATATTAGCATGCTTTTGTTGAGGTGTAGTAAGATACAAATAAAAAAGTTAGTCTACTAATTGTGCATTAAATCATATTTTTGGTGAATCCATGTGACATCACATTTTTTTGAATGACTTAATCTAAaaggaattttttatttaattaataatagtcAACACTAAGAGTGTTGAAATCACAATCGATAATACCATAGTGTTAAAATTTACTCAATCCTAATGAAGCATCCTTTAGTTTAGCTCAAAATCCTAAGTATTACATAAATAGAGAGTTAACATTACTAGATTTGATGCACTTTAGAATTCAACAAGATATAAAAAACCATTCATTCTTTTGATCATATAGCGAAGTGCTCAAATCTTTCACATTTAGATTCTTACATCAACATTTGATTGAGAATTGCATTATAATTGTAACATTTAAATATACAATGCAATTATTTTTCTCTTGATTTTTAAGTAATGACTTTCTAATCGTTTTTGTGAAAGTTGAAgagaatgatttttcaataataaagaaTGAACTTCTTAGTAGTTGTGCATCGTAACATTTCACCTCTCAAAATCATATGAAGATTTGGAATGACTCAATTTTTTATAGTAGTTTACTGGACAATTTCATTACTTAAACTCAAGGTTTTGAgtttgatgatatcatattaacaTGATTTTGTAGAGTACTTGATACAAGTTAAAAAATAATCTAATAATTGTACATTAAATCATTTTTTGAAACAcctatataaaatcacataatttttttttaaatgacttatctaaaaaattatcttatttaattaataataatcaaCACTAAGAATGTTGAAATCACAATTGATAATACTACAATATTTAAATACATCATATTACCCACTCAACTACTGATACTCTCCTAAATAAACTTCCTTTCTTTATGCGTGAGTACAACACtgtatcaataaaatataattccAAAGACCCAAAAAAAAATGCAACTTGAAATAAAAAAATCAGATTAAGATCATGATGAATTTGTTCAAGGCAGGcctgattttattttatttcatctgTTCTGCTATAGAATCAGTCGTTTGTACTGCTTACCGCCTTTTCAAACACAAAATTGCCTATTTTATCAACCCAAAACACCCATTGGAATTTCAGCGaagataatgatatatatataatagaatagAATAGTACATATAAACTGCTGCCATGCTTGCATGAAGCAGTTAGGATGCAGTACAGTATGAATTTCAGATTCTGCTGGTTAAAATAATGGTAGCATTTATACATATTGTACGTGAAACGTATTCTGTGTCTTCAACCTATATTTGTTTTCCTCAGACAAGTTGGTTGTGCTGAGATGACTGTAATAAAAATATAAGTTTctagtttgaaaaaaaaaactatcttACTGTTATTGAAGAGCCCATTATTCTGTTCAGATCAAAGCAGAAAGCAGAATGTACAGACTATGTAAGCACAGTGGGAATTGCTATGAGAGTTTTTTAGAACCTTTTTGTAAGCTGAtcactttattttttttaaagaatggaAACTGTGTCGTCTGTCATTTCTGTCTCACCTTTTTATTGTTAGCTGAAATGTGCCATCCAATTTGGATGTCTCTGATCTTCTTTATAAAAAGTTTTTCCGTAATGGCCATCCTCTGCCTTCTCCTGCTCCTGATGCAGACGCATATGTTATCCATTATGACTTATATTTCATATCTTTCAATAAACCAAGAACAGTATTAAAAAATACAGTAGACATTCTAATAATGGGGTATACTTTTTAACAATTTTGTGAATAAAAAGAAGAAGATGCCCGATACACAAAGGCATCTaccacatcacatcacatcaatgGGGGGCTCTTATATTCGTGTCTGAACAACAGCCCATCTGTTGGGGGCGCCGCCCATAGCTGGATTTTACATGCCTCACCAATTGCAAGGTTTTTCTCTTCTTTACGTCTGCCAAAATTTGTCCCATTGGAGAAAAGTGAAAATACAGACAAAGTAGACCTAATGTTTGGTTAGTGGTACGCAGGAGAATCCCAAAATCAATCTGTAAATCCATTATGAGACGTTATACGGTCAAGCAGAGAATGCATTTTGGGGGATAACCATGATTTTGGAATTACAATCCATATCCAGAATGTATGATTCCATGAAAAAACCCAAAGAAAAACATAGATCATCCATGGAAATAGAGATTAATCAGCCAGCTATAACAGAATACAGTAAAAGAATCAGGAAGTTGTTGAGCTAAAATGTTGTTACTTGCTATTTTGGATATGATTGTGTGTTTTTTACATCAAGATTTTGTTTCGTTTCAGATCATTGATCCATCATCAGAAGATGTtattaaggaaaaagaaaagaaaaataacatacAATCATATCCAAAAACAGCagcaaacaacaataataacattaaCTTACAATCATATCCAAAAACAGCAGcaaataacaataataacattatAGATTGTGAAAAACTGATATCTATAAAAAGTTGTTTTGAGAGCGAAATTTTTTTTCCCATTTCCCAGGAATTGTAATTGAAATGACAGACATGGCTCCAGATTCTCATATACAGAAAAGAGATTATTAAAGCAGAAAGGAAAAGAAATGCACAAGATCTCTAGTATAGATTACAATTAATGGAAATGGGTAAGACTGAGTGTCACGGTATATGCAAAAAACTGTGGACCTTGTGCAACAGCTGTGGTCGGGAAATAGTACAGGAGTTGCCATGACAGGAGGCAGTTGCAAAAGGGCCGAGTTTCTCGAAGTACTCAACAGAGAGCAGAGACAGAGAAAGATGAACTTGGTCTGCAGTCCAGACGACATTGTTGTCCAAATCTTTACTGTTGGTATTGGAATTCGAAGCAGCAGAATGTGTGCAGAGAGGATGCAACCACTTTACATACAAACGCCTGAAGCCACCCATGACATTCACCACACATTTGAGGCGACCTATACAAATCCCCGAAGCAGGCCAATGTCTTGTGCAGATCACTTCCCACAAATTGTCATCCATGGCTGCAACATACCACCGTCTACTCACACAAGACGCCACAGCCAGACTATGGGCGTCCAAATGCTTGAAGATTTCATTCATGGCGTCCACGTTATCAACCACCTGATCACTATTCGacttcttcatcttttcccaatcATGGGCCATGGCAGACAGAGAAAAAAAACCCCAAGATCATGCAAAGAAGGAAAACCCAATATGcagagaatgaatgaatgaatgaaagcaAGCCCAAGATCAGTAGAGAGAGAGGCACACTAACTTATTCTTTTCCCAATCAAAGGCCAtgccaaagaaagaaagaaagaaagcccAAGATCATGCAATGAAAGAAAACCCAATATGTAGAGAGTGAATGATTGAAAGAAAGAAAGCCCAATATGTAgagaatgaatgaaagaaagaaAGCCCAAGATCATGCAAAGAATGAAGGCCCAAGGTCAAGATAGAAAGGCACTGAAACTCAACAGGAGCATATATAAGGAGCTCCCAAATCCTTTAATGGAGGCAAGACAGAAAATGGGTAGGGCAAGGACAGAGAAAAGGGCAATTTTTCTTCTGTCGGCATAAGTGGTCAGCAGAATAGACGGGCAAAAGGATTGTGCAAGTCAAAGTTTTATCTGTATGAGAAATCCAAGCCTCACAAGATGACACAAATCAACTACCAACCTCTCTGCTACCGACTTGTCGTTAACTCCTCCATTAACTCGTTCACATGACTCCGATTGGAGAGCACTTGACAGGTGTATTTTGTGATATTGTACGCAAAGGAACGTACGTCTAATCAAGTAGGAAGAATTCATATGGGGATGGAACGTACGTCTAATCGAATACACTACGCCTGTCTTTTGCAGGGATGCGTATTGTCTAAAATAATACAGACCCGGCAATATAGTCCTCTTTCTTAGGCTTTTTATCCCGGAAATTACGCGTAAATTTGAATTTTTCTCCAACTTTTTTCGACCACTCGACTAGACTTAACCATTAACCTTTTCTTATTCTAAATGCTGGTATCATTTATAGTCTATTACCTAGTTTAGAAGTTTTTTGAATTGTTTGGGAAAATCATTACTGGGCTTTAAATTTGGTGATTAAAGGAATTGATGTCAATGGTTTGCTTTGACTAGTGGGTGAagaaatcattttttaaattttaattaataattaatttaaaaagggTTAAGATTATACAAGATTTTATAATTTTCATTGTGGGTATGACTCATTAGTGCCAACGCGTTCAGGTGGGTGAGTTTATGCTAGGAAAGCACCTATTTTTGTCTCCATATCACCAAAACATTCtaggtcataccctatcgatgcaTTCTTCCAAGTACCCTAAGTGAAAAAAATTGCCAAACTTTGAAGGGTTCTTTCTAACGTATCGTCTAAATCTACAAAGCTACATGAGACCCCTCTATAATAGCTTCTCTTTGATTTTCAATAATTGAACCCATTTTCTGAGGGCATTTTCAATAATTGAACCCATTTTCTGagggcaatattttttttgttgatgcaaaaagCATATGGTGCATGCAATGAATAGTTGTAATGTTGCctaatttttgttttatttatcaTGGGGCCAAACTGTCAGTGTCAACACGTCCAAGTGGGTGGGTTTATATGCTCTTGTTTCACTCATCATCTTGTCATGTTGTTCTAGGCCATACTATAGCTACACACCCACTTGGTGAATGATACTTAATACACTTTATGGGTTCACGACTTTGCTCAAATTCTTTAGGATGATGGCATGCGAGAATTAAAATAACCTTTAATCAATCATTTCCATCATCAAATACAATCATTACCAATTTTTTCTACTATAGCATTATTTTCTTTGAGAATTGTATTTTGAAAACTAAAAGTGATTATTTTGTGCAGGAATAATACATTGACAAAAGAATTCTACAATCATACAAAATTTCTATTAGAAGCATAGATACAAAATTTATCACAAAATcttaatatatacaaaatttggcctctaaataggtacaaattAGTTCATGGCCGTTTATATTTACAAAAATAATTGAATTTCCAATAGTTGGCACAATGAAAGGGTGATATGTCGATTAGTTACGATATATACAAAATTTCCAAAATCATTCTACCCTTTCCTCCCCTatgtaggtctctctctctctctctctctctctctctctctctctctctctctctctctctctctctctctctctctctctctctctctctcaccattcTTTTGTCTCTTatgtcttctccctccctccccttcgTAGGTCTCACTATCcccttcttcctctccctctctatctccccatccctctttacccccctccccccctctctctcttatgCTATTATCTTTCTCTTCTTTCACAATTTGTTGAAGGCTAAAAAATGTTAATAAAGAGCATTTGGCACTTGCCAGATGCCTtgcatgtgaaaaatgataaaagGGGGCATTTGACCTATGATTTAGGCCCACATTCTCTAGTTTTGTCTGTTTTTTTCTCTGATTACGACAAAGAAATGCCTTTTCATTCTATTGACATATCACACTAGCATATTTAGCATATTCCATCACTATTTGACCACCTTTTTGTTGGTTGGACGAGGTAGAAGACAAAAATTTAAAGTTTTTGTTAAACCCAcaacaagactgagagggggagtgaatcagttgggaacacttcaaatatgatctaATTGATATTAAACAATATTTAATAGAGACACTAAAAACaccaaccatcaacacatgaacaccaaatttacgtggaaaacctaatcagggaaaaaccacagtgagaatcataCTCGCAATATAAACATAAGTGATTACAATTTTTTAGGTTTACTACCAAGGAGCAACATGCACCTGATTGACTTGCAAGACTGAGGCAcactaccttagggcaagatacatggACTTGAGCTCAACTGCTACACATtgcttcagggcaagatacaaaagaggctgCCAAGAGACCCATTGTCTTTCGACAACAAAAATAATAGTAGGAATGATATGAGAAGAATCTCTTGATAATAAAACTATCCTTGAATCTCTCtgtcaagcgaccaacatcatgaaaaatatctctgataaccACCATTGTCACAACAAATTGTCTCATTGAATGTATCCCctttcaaagctcttcacaaactgacTTTTGCACATCCACAGTCTCAAAtctgcttgcatatcattcacattttCTTCTCACCAATTCACACTCTATCCCATGCGCAAATCATACATCCGCAGTCCTTAAATACAATATAGATAATCCAAAACCTAATTGAGGGTCAACCAAAAATAGAATAAacattattacacaaaataagccacctgaACCAAAAATACTCAAAACGACCcattccaagagaaagagggagccCAAAATCATCATAATACATCCTTGCAAGTTGAATTCAATGAATCACACACACtagcacatcctccaaagtcaccacCAAGCGTAAAATACA includes:
- the LOC131051843 gene encoding F-box protein GID2, giving the protein MAHDWEKMKKSNSDQVVDNVDAMNEIFKHLDAHSLAVASCVSRRWYVAAMDDNLWEVICTRHWPASGICIGRLKCVVNVMGGFRRLYVKWLHPLCTHSAASNSNTNSKDLDNNVVWTADQVHLSLSLLSVEYFEKLGPFATASCHGNSCTISRPQLLHKEQEKAEDGHYGKTFYKEDQRHPNWMAHFS